GTGCCCGCGAAGCCCGCGCGGTAGACGCCGTTGTTGATTGGGTCGTAGATGTCGTCGACGACCTCGTCGATCTCCTCGCGCAGGTGTTCGGGGTAAAGCTCCGTCCCGTTCCCCTCGAAGGCGGTCGCGAACTGACGCATCACCTCGATGGATTCGTTGTTGACGATGGTCTCCGCCTCGCGGTCCCAGAGGACGGGGACGGTCACGCGACCCGTGTAGTTCGGGTCCGCCGCGACGTAAGTCTCGCCCAGATAGTCGTGGCCGCTGATCGAGTCGGCGGTGCAGTCGTCCTTTTGCGGCGTGAACTGCCAGCCCCGGTCGTCGCGGTACGGGTCGACGATATCCATCGAGATGTCGTCTTCCAGGCCCATCAGCGAGCGGACCATCGCCGCGCCGTGTGCCCACGGGCACGCGCGCGAGATGTACAGGTGATAGCGGCCGGACTCGGCGGGGAACTGCTCGGTGCCGAGTTCGTTCCGGAACGTCGTCTCCGAGCGGTCGAACTCGCCGTCGTCGTTGCTGAACTCGTAGGTGTCCGTCTTCCACTCCCCGTCGACGTACATGTTGACCATACGCCGCATTCGCACGCAGACCGTATATGCGTGTGGCGACACGCGTGTCACCAGCCAACAGCATCGTTACGGCGTCGGAGGGGCCGAGACGGGGTTTCGAAGGCTTCAAATGCGTAGTCGGCGTTCTCTCCGATAATATGAGCGACAAGCCTGCCTCGATGTACCGTGACATCGACAAGCCGTCGTACACGCGACGCGAGTACATCACGGGCATCCCGGGTTCGAAAATCGCCCAGTACAAGATGGGCCGCACCGACAAGGACGAAGACGAGTACGAAGTCCAGATTAGCCTCGTCGTCGAGGAAGACGTCCAGATTCGCCACGGCTCGCTCGAGGCCTCCCGCCTCTCCGCGAACCGTCGGATGCTGAAGATCCTCGGCGAGGAGGGCGATTACAAGATGATTCTGCGCAAGTTCCCACACCAGGTCCTGCGCGAGAACAAGCAGGCGACGGGCGCAGGCGCAGACCGTGTCTCCGACGGGATGCGACAGGCGTTCGGCAAGATCGTCGGCACGGCCGCGCGCATCCAGAAGGGCGACCAGCTGTTCACCGCATGGTGTCACCCGGAGGACGCCGACACGCTGAAAGACGCCTTCCGCCGTGCGTACAACAAGGTCACGCCGCCGTGCCGCATCAAGGTCGAGCGCGGACAGGAACTGCTCGTCTCGTAGAGTCGCGGTTTCTCTCGGTTTTCTCTGCCCGGTGAGTTACGACGCTCCGGTTTTGCTTTCGGTCGCTTCGATTTTCCTGTCACGTCCGGCTTGCAAGCCCCGGCGTGTCGCTTACCGACTCTAACTACGTCGGTGAGCACGGCTTGCAAGCCCCGGGGGTGCGGTGTTGTTTCCCCGAAGCCAAGCGTCGAGAGTGTGGCGGTGCTGTCGAGCGCATCTCAAACAGCACGCCAAGCCAACTGGACCGTCGAACGAGAACCGGGCAACCACACCGACCGAAACGCCACACACGGCTGACACCTATGGCCGGTGAGTTCCAAGCGAGGGTATGCGAACGTTCGTCTCCGTTCCACTCGGCGGGCTCTCCGACGCGGTCGCGGACGCACAGACCCCACTCGACATGTCGGGTGTGGACCCGATCGACCCGACGCAGGCGCACGTCACGCTCAAATTTCTGGGCGAGACCGACGACCCCGACGCCGTCGTCGAGGCAATCGAGCGCGCCGTCGCAGCCAGCGAGGTCCAGCCCTTCGACTGCACCGTCGCCGGCTACGGCGTCTTCCCCTCCCTCGAGTACATCTCGGTCATCTGGGCCGGCATCACCGAGGGAAGCGAACAGCTCACCACGCTCCACGAGCACGTCGAACGGGAGACGACGGCGCTCGGCTTCGACGCCGCGGAGCACAACTTCACGCCGCACGCGACGCTCGCGCGGATGCGCGACGCGCGGAGCAAATCCGTGATTCAGGAAGTGGTCGCCGAACGCGACCCGAACGTCGGGACGGTTCGGGTCGACGGCGTCGAACTCACGCAGTCGATGCCCACCGACGGGGGGCCGGAGTACGAGACCGTCGCCGAGGTTCCGCTGTGATTCGGCGCACCTAAACCTATAGACAATCCGATAGGTACAGGCGTCGCGGGGCCGTACCGCCGGCGTGGTCGCGTGGCAGGCGTTCGGACTGGTGTTCGTCGCCGGGCTCGTGACGGCGGTAGCCACGGGACTCGGCGCGCTCCCCTTCTTCCTCGTCAGGGAGGTGAGCCGTCGGCTCAACGTCGCACTCTGGGGGGTCGCGTCGGGCATCATGCTCACGGCGAGCGCGCTCGGTCTCGTTCCCGAGGGGCTGACCCACGGTGGCTGTGTGGCGGTCGTTGCGGGGCTGCTCGCTGGCGTCGTCCTTGTCGTGCTCGCCCACCGGCTGCTCGACGACCACGAGTTCGACCCCGGCGAGTACGAGGCCGCCGACGTGCGCCAGCTCGCGCTCATTCTCGGGGTGTTGACGGTCCACTCCTTCCCCGAGGGGATCGCCATCGGGGTCTCGTTCGCGGCACTGAATCTCGATGCCGGCGTCGTGCCGCCGCTGGCGGTGGCGATGACCGTCGCCATCTCCGTCCACAACATCCCCGAGGGCGTGGCCATCTCGATACCGCTGCGCGAGATGGAGGTCTCCCCGTGGCGGATGGTCGGCTGGTCGGTGTTTTCGAGTCTGCCACAGCCGCTGGGTGCGGTGCTCGCGTTCGCGTTCGTCAGGGTCGCGGCCCCGTTGCTTCCCGTCGGCTTCGGGTTCGCGGCGGGAGCGATGGCGGCGCTGGTGGTTGTCGAGTTCGTGCCCGAGGCGCTGGAGACGGGGAAGCCGCTCGCGCGGAACGGCTACGATGCCTTCGCGGGCGGAACCGCACTCGGCGCGGCGGGGATGTGGCTGCTGTTGGTGGCCGTGTGACTCCGGCGAGAAAGGACAGCGATAAATGCCCGGGCGTCAAATCCTCGTGCACTATGGGTAAGAAGTCGAAGGCGCAAAAGAAGCGACTCGGGAAGCTGGAGCGACAGAACAGTCGCGTGCCGGCGTGGGTCATCATGAAGACCGACCAGGACACCGTCCGCAACCCGAAGCGACGCAACTGGCGGCGTAACGACACGGACGAATGAGCGCGAGCGATTTCGAGGAGCGTGTCGTCACCGTTCCGCTCCGCGACGCGAAGGCGGAAGCGAAGACGGCTCGCGCCGACAAGGCGATGAGCATCGTTCGCGAGCATCTCGCGAAGAACTTCGCCGTCGACGAGGCGGACGTTCGACTCGACCCGTCCATCAACGAGAAAATCTGGGAGCGCGGTCGTGCAAAGCCCCCGTCGAAGCTCCGCGTTCGCGCGGCGCGATTCGACGAGGACGGCGAGACGGTCGTCGAAGCGGAGACCGCATAACGTGCTCCGGGCGGCCCTCTCTGGCTCGTCAGCCGTCGGCGTCTTCGCGCGCGCCACCGACGACGTTCTGCTGGTCCGCCCCGACACGGCCGAGTCACAACGCGAGCAGCTCGGCGAGGAGCTCGACGTGCCCGTGTGTCCGACAACCGTCGCCGGCTCCGGCACCGTCGGCTCGCTCGCGACCGGCAACGAGAACGGACTCCTCGTTTCCAGCAACGTCACCGAGAACGAACTCGACCGCATCGGCGCGGTCACGGAGCTCCCGGTCCACGAGATGCCGGGGAACATCAACGCCGTCGGCAACGTCGTCTTGTGTAACGACGCCGGCGCGTACGTCCACCCGGACCTGACCCGCGAGGCGGTCAGTGCCGTCAAGACGGCCCTCGACGTGCCCGTCGAGCGTGGCACCGTCGCCGACATCAACACCGTCTCGATGGCGGCAGTCGCGACCAACGACGGCGTGCTCTGTCACCCGAAGACGAGCGACGAGACGCTGGATTTCCTCGCGGACCACCTCGATGTCCCCGCCGACATCGGCACTATCAACTACGGCGGCGCGCTCGTCGGCTCGGGGCTCGTCGCCAACGAAGCCGGCTTCGTCTGCGGCGAGTCGACCACCGGTCCGGAACTCGGTCGCATCGAGTCGGCGCTGGGCTATCTGTAGTCGTCGCAGGTCGGAAGGTACTTCCCGCTCGCGCGGTCTTTTCCGGGTATGAGTGAGTACACAGTGAGCGGTCGATTCGTCGCCCGCGATGGGTGGCAGGCGTTCGAGACAGCAATCGAGGCGGAAAACGAGTCGGTCGCGAAGGAGCGGACCTACGCGAACCTCGGCTCCCAGCACGGGCTCAACCGGACCCAAATCGAGATCGACGGGGTGGACGCATGAGCCTCGGTGGTGGCGGTGGCGGCGGCCAGATGCAGGAGATTCAACAGCAGATCGAGGCGATGAACGCGGAAGTCGAGTCCATCGAGGGCGAAATCCAGGACCTGCGCGACGAGCAGTCCGAGATTGATGAGGCCACCGAGGCCATCGACACGCTCGAGGACGACGACACGGTCCAGGTCCCGCTCGGCGGCGACGCGTACGTTCGCGCCAGCATCGAGGACATGGACGAGATAATCGTCTCGCTCGGCGGCGGCTACGCGGCCGAACACGAGCAGGACGACGCCATCGACACGCTCGAGCGCAAGCGCGACTCCATCGACGACCGCATCGAGGAGCTGCAGGAGGAGGTCTCCGAGGTCGAAGCCCAGATTCAGGACCTCGAACAGCAGGCCCAGCAGATGCAACAACAGCAGATGCAGCAGATGCAACAGCAGATGGGCGGGCTCGGCGGCGAGGAAGGCGGCGACGAGGAGTAAGCGATGTTCGACTCCCTGAAGGAGAAGCTCGGCAACTTCAAAGACGACGTCGAGGAGGAAGCCGACGAGCCGGAGCCGGACGCGGAACCCGAAGACGCCGCCGTGGAGTCCGACGGCGATGCCGCCGACGCGCCGGCAGCCGACGCGTCCGAGGAACCGGACGACGCCGGCGACCCGGACGTGAACCCGAAGGGAGATTCGCTCACCGAGCGGGCGAAGCTGTTCGCCTCCGGACAGGCGAAGATAACCGAAGCGGAGCTCGAAGAGCCGCTCGAACAGCTCGAGTTCGCGCTGCTCGAAGGCGACGTGGAGATGAGCGTCGCCCGCGACATCGTCGAGCAGCTGCGCGAGGAGCTGGTCGGGACGGCCCGCGCACAGGTGAAGACGGGTGAAATCGTCGTCGAGGAAGCTATCGGCAACGCTCTGCTCGATGTCATCGACGTGGGCGGGATGGACTTCGACGAGGAGATTGCCGCCCGCGAGAAGCCGGTCACCATCATCTTCACCGGCGTCAACGGCGTCGGGAAGACGACGACGATTGCAAAGCTCGGGAAGTACCTCGACGACCGCGGCTACGACGTGGTGTTGGCGAACGGCGACACCTACCGCGCCGGGGCGAACGAACAGCTCCAGGAGCACGCCGACAACCTCGGCTTAAAGCTCATCAGCCACGAGCAGGGTGGTGACCCGGCGGCCGTCATCTACGACGCCGTCGAGTACGCCGAGGCCAACGAGGTCGACGTGGTGCTCGGCGACACGGCCGGTCGACTCCACACCGCCGACGACCTGATGGCGCAGTTGGAGAAGATCGACCGCGTCGTCGGGCCGGACATGACTATCTTCGCCGACGAGGCGGTCGCCGGACAGGACGCGACCCACCGCGCCAAGCAGTTCAACGACGCGGCGGAGATCGACGGCGTCGTCCTCACGAAGGCTGACGCCGACTCGCAGGGCGGTGCAGCAATCTCGATTGCCGAAGTCACGGGCAAACCAATCCTCTTTCTCGGCACCGGACAGGGGTACGACGACTTGGAGAAATTCGACCCCGAGGTCATCGTCGAGCGGCTGACGGAGTAGCTGCCGAACCTTTTTAGCCGCGTGTGACGCCCGTTCGGGAGATGCACCGCCGAGTACAGCTTCGAGTGGAACGTTCCGGCAGACGTGGCCCAACTGTTCGTCTCTGCGGGCGTGAGCGTCGTCTGGGAGACGGACGCGACCCACTTCGTTGACGACGTGCGCGTCGAGTTCACCTCGCGGTGACGGCTCCACTAGACGCCCTCGGCGCTCGGCGGGAAAAGACGCGTCGCGCGGCTCAGTTGTCGCCGTACTCGCGGCGGTAGCTCTTGAACTCCGTGCGGTGTGCTTCCTCGTCGGCGAGAATCTCGACCGCGAGGTCCTCGGTGACGGGGTCGTCTGCGGCTTCTGCGGCCTTGATGAGCGACCGATACGTCTGGATGGCGTCGTCTTCTGCCTCGATGACGCCGTCGATGACGGAGACCACGTCGGCGGGGTCCTCCGGCGGCTGGAGGCTATCCTGTCGGGCGACGAACTCACCGCTCGCGGGCGGGCGCGCGTCCAGCTGCTTGAGCCGTTCGCCGATCATCTGTGCGTGTTGAATCTCCTCTTGGGTCGCGTCCTGTCGCAGCCCCTCCTTCACCTCCTGTGCGCGGACACCGTCGAGGATGATGCTGTTCGTGAGATAGTTCATGACCGTCTCCATCTCGTCGCTGTACGCCTTTCGGAGTAGCTGGATTACTTCGTCTGACATAATTTTCGAGCGTCGGCGCGTGCCGACTGACAGTGAAACCTATCGCGTGGCCGGCAGATAACCCTACCGCCGCCCCGCCCCGACGGAAAAGGGTTTACCGTGTCGGTAATCTAGGTCACGCAAATGGTACTTGACGACTTGGGGAGTTCACTCCGCGGCAGCTTAGACCAGCTGCGCGGCAAATCCCGCCTCGACGAGGAGGACGTCGAGGACATCGTGAAGGAGATACAGCGGTCGCTCCTCCAGGCCGACGTCTCCGTCGACCTCGTGATGGATCTCTCGGAGGATATCCGCCAGCGCGCACTCGACGAGGAGCCGCCCGGCGGCACCTCCGCGCGCGACCACGTCCTCCGTATCGTCTACGAGGAGCTGGTCGACCTCGTCGGTGAGTCGACGGACCTCCCGCTCGAAGACCAGACAATCATGCTCGCCGGCCTGCAGGGGTCGGGGAAGACGACCACCGCCGCCAAGATGGCGTGGTGGTTCTCGAAGAAGGGGCTGCGTCCGGGCGTCATCCAGACGGACACGTTCCGTCCCGGCGCGTACGACCAGGCGAAACAGATGGCCGAGCGGGCCGAGGTAGAGTTCTACGGCGAGCCGGACAACGACAATCCCGTCGAGATCGCCGAACACGGGATGGAAGAGCTGTCTGACGTGGACGTGCTCATCGTCGACACCGCGGGTCGCCACGCCCTCGAAGAGACGCTCATCGACGAACTCGAACAGATCGAGTCCGTCGTCGAGCCGGACCGGAATCTGCTCGTGCTCGATGCCGCAATCGGGCAGGGCGCAAAAGAGCAGGCCGACCGCTTCGACGGCGCCGTCGGCATCGACGGCGTCGCCATCACGAAACTCGACGGGACGGCGAAGGGTGGTGGTGCCCTCGCGGCCGTCGACCGCACGGACTCCTCGATTGCGTTCCTCGGAACGGGCGAGGAGGTGCAGGACATCGAGCGGTTCGAGCCGGACGGCTTCATCTCGCGGCTGCTCGGGATGGGTGACCTGAAGCAGCTCACCGAGCGCGTCGAGCGCGCGATGGAGGAGACCGGTCAGGACGAGGACGACTGGGACCCCGAGTCGATGATGGACGGGGAGTTCACCCTCCACGATATGCGCAAGCAGATGGAGGCGATGAACAACATGGGGCCGCTCTCGCAGGTGATGGACATGATTCCGGGCCTCGGCGGCGGGCTGAAGGACCAACTCCCGGACGACGCCATGGACGTGACCCAAGAGCGGATGCGCGACTTCGAGGTCATCATGGACTCGATGACCGACGAGGAACTCCAGAACCCCCGCTCGATTTCGAAATCACAAATCGAGCGCATCGCCCGCGGCTCGGGCAAGGAGGAAGAGCAGATTCAGGAACTGCTCGAACAGCACAAGATGATGGACCGGATGATGGACCAGTTCTCCGGTATGGGCGACGGCGACATGCAGCGGATGATGAAACAGATGGGCGGCGGTGGTGGCGGTGGCGGCGGTCTCGGTGGGATGGGTCCCTTCGGCGACTGAACGCCGAGTGTTTGGGCTGATTTTGTTGGGCCTTGACGGATTTCTTCTCGTGAACAGCCGGAAAGCCCCGGGCGTGTCGCTTGTTTGCTCTAGCTATGTCGGTAAGGTCAGCTTGAAAGCCTCGGGCGTGTCGCGGTCTCCCCGTGACATATCGGTCGCTCACTGCGTTCGCTCCCGATAGTGGTCACGGCACCGACCGAACACGCGCGACACGCCCGTCCCTTTCTGTCCCACTCACCGCGACCGCACCGTCCACACGCCTCCCCAACCGACTCGCTCGCGGTGCTCACTCGTCCACTGTCAGAGCACGCTCTGACAAGCCGTCGCCCTCGCGACGACCTCGCACTGACTCGCGCGCCAGTGCGCGCTCGGACCACGCCACCGCGTTGCTTGATTGAGCACCCGAGGCGGTGGCCTGACGCACCGCTCGCCGTGCGAGCGTGTGCGTCGTGGGGAAAGGTTGGGCGCGCGGTCGCGGTGCTGTTTCCCCGAAGCCAAGCAACGAGAGTGGTCGCGGTGCTGTCGTCGTCGGAGCAATCACAGACCTCTCGAAACCCAAACCAATTAGCGCGGAGCGAGCGAACACGAACCGTGAACACCGTCGCGGTCCGCGACCACCTCCTCGGCGAGCGCCGCGAGTGGGTCCAGACGGCCATCGACTGTGCCGACGCCGTCGCGAGCGGCTGGGATGGCGGGACGGCGACCGACAGCGAGCGCGTCGTGTCGCCGTACCGGGCGACTCTCGACCGGGCGGGCGTGCTCGCCGACGCGCCGGCAGTCTTGCGCGAGTGTGTCGAAGCCGCGGGCGGACGGCTCTCCGTCGACCCCGTCGCGGCCCCGCCGTACGTCGTCGTGACGAGCGAGGGGCTGCTGCTCCGGGCGACCCTCGACGACCGACTGCTCGTCCGGATTCGAGTGTTCGGGCTCGCGGAGGGGGCCTACGAGCGGGTGAACGAGACCCCGGCCGAGGCCGTGACCGTCGACCTCGCTTAAAAGAGGGTCAGCTTCTCGCGGTCGTACAAGTCGAGTTCGCTCACCATCGACGGCGACTGGGTGGCGACGAACCGGACGGCCTCGGCGACCTCCGTCGGCTCGACCGCCTCGCCCGGCTCGAACTGCTCTTCGAACGGTGCGGCGTCGAAGGCGTCGTCGCCGGTTTCGACGGCGAACTCCGTCCGAACGGCGGCGGGGTTGATGACCGTCACCGCCATGTCGCCGCCGACCTGCGCGGAGACGGACTTCGCGAAGCCGCGCGTCCACCACTTCGTCGCCGCGTACACCGGGTTGAACGGCCGTGGATACTGGCCGGCGAAGCTCCCGATGAAAACGAGCGTGCCGTCTGCCTCCCGGAGGTGGGGGAGTGCCGCGCGGGTCGCGAAGAACATCCCGTCGCAGTTGACGCGCATCATCGTGTGGTAGTCCTCGCTCGCCATCGACGCCACGTCGCTGCCCGCCGCGAGGCCGGCGTTGTTGACGAGGATGTCGAGCGAGTCGAACTGCTCGACCGTCGTTTCGATGAGCGTCTCCACCTGCGCTTCGTCGGTTACGTCCGTCGGGACCACGGCGGCAGTCACGTCGTGCCCCGACTCGATGTCGTTCGCGAGCGCGTCGAGTCGGTCCTCACGGCGCGCGGCGAGGACGACGTTCGCGCCCGCATCAGCGAGTTCGCGTGCGGTTTCGGCACCGATTCCCGAACTCGCGCCCGTCACCACTGCCGTCTTCCCGTCTATCGATTGGCCAATCTCCATGGCCGTGGCTCACGGCGGAGCTACCTCGCTCTTTCGGCTACAGCGAGTCGATGTCGGCGAGCAGTTCTGCGGCGTGGTCCTCGGGGTCGACCCCCTCGTACGCGAGGACGACTTCGCCGTCGCGGACGACGTACGTGTTCCGGAACACGCCGTCGACGGTGTTGCCGAAGACGTTCTTCTCGCCGTACGAATCGTACGCGCTCGCGACCGCGCCGTCGGGGTCCGAGAGCAACTCGACCGTCAGCGAGTACTCATCGCGGAAGGCTGCGAGGTCCTCGACAGGGTCGTCGCTGATGCCGAACACGTCGATACCGCGTGATTCGTACTCGCTCCACGCGTCGCGAAACGAGCAGGCCTCGGTCGTACAGCCGGGCGTGTCCGCCCGCGGATAGAAGTAGACGACCGCCGTCCCTTCCTCGGGAAGCGCGACCGACTCGCCCGCGTGGTTGTCGAGTTCGAACGCTGGTGCGTCGTCGCCGGGTTCGAGCATACCGGAGTGTCGAGTGACGGCCCGAAGAACACTCCGGGTTCGGATACACTTTTGCCGGCGACACGACACGGGAGAGATATGAAGCGGTCCACCGCGGTCGCTGTCGCGCTCGCCATCCTGCTCGCGGCGGTGGGGACCGCCGCGCTCGTCACCTACACCGCCGACGATTACCTCGACGGCCGGGAGCTGTCCGTCGAGCTGAACGCCACCGAGACGGGAGAGCTGGTGACGATCGGCCACGAGTCCGGCGATACGCTCGATGAACGCAACACCGGGGCGCTCCGCGTCACCGTCACGAACACGACCGGCGACACCAACACCGTGGTCACCAGCCGCCGTATCGAGCCGACCGACCCGACGTTCCCCTTCGCCGCGAGCAACACGACCAGCATCTACGCGCCCGACGCGGAGTCGGGGATGCGCGTGTCGGTCGTCTGGGTCGCCCCGACCGACAGCGGCGGCGAGCGAACGTTCCTCGACACGACACTTTGAGCTTCCAGCGGTAGCAACACCTTTGCGCCCGGCTTCGGTTGTACGCGTATGCGACACGACGAGCAAACAGTGTTCATCACGGGTGCGGGACAGGGTATCGGCGAAGCCGCGGCGAAACGGTTCGCCAACGAGGGGGCCTTCGTCGTCGTCACGGACGTGAACGACGAGACCGGTGAGGCGACCGCCGCCGACATCAACGACGAGACGCCCGGCGAGGCCACCTTCACGAGCCTCGACGTGACGAACCGCGAGGGGTTCGAGGCCGCCATCGACACGACCGCAGAGGAGTACGGTCTCGACGTGGTCGTCAACAACGCCGGCGTCGGCCACCCGCCCTCGAACGTCGAGGACACGGACCAGTCCACCTTCGACTTCGTCTTCGACGTGAACGTCCGCGGCGTCTGGAACGGCTGTCACGCCGCGCTCCCCCACCTGAAGGAGCAGGGCTCTGGTAACATCGTCAACATCGGCTCGCTCGCCTCCTACTACGGGCTGCCCAAACAGAGCGTCTACTCGCTCACGAAGGGCGCGGTGTTGAACTTCACGCGCGCCGTCGCCGCCGAAGCCGGTCGCTCCGGCGTCCGGTGTAACGCCGTCTGTCCCGCCTTCACGAACACCGAGTTGGGCAACCACTTCTTCGAGACGCGCGACGACCCCGAGAAGGCGAAGAAGATGATGCTCCAGCGCTACCCGCTCGGGCGACTCGGCGAGCCAGAAGAAATCGCCGACGCCATCTCCTTCCTCGCCAGCGACGAAGCCTCCTACATCACCGGCGAGGGCCTGCGCGTCGACGGCGGCTTCTCCACGTCGTAACCAGTCGCACATCCACAGTTTCATACCCTCCACCCCGTCAGCACAGGTATGACTGCGGAGGGAATCGTCGGCGAGTATCTCGACTTGCGCCGCGAGGCCGACGCCGACGTGCTGGCGATGCAGATGGGCGACTTCTACGAGTTCTTCGGCGAGGACGCCGAGTTCGTCGGCGAGGAACTCGACCTGAAGGTGTCTGAACGCTCCTCGGGCGGGGAGTCGTACGCGATGGCCGGCGTCCCGGTCGACGACCTGACGCCGTATCTGACGGCGCTCGTCGAGCGCGGCTACCGGGTCGCCGTCGCCGACCAACACGAAGTCGAGGGCGGCCACGAGCGCCGCATCGACCGCGTCGTCACGCCCGGCACGCTCGTCGACCCGACCGACGACGACGCACAGTATCTCGCGACGGTCGTGCGCGGCGACGACGGGCTCGGTCTCGCCTTCCTCGATATCACGACCGGGCGCTTCCACGTCACCGCCACGGAGGGAGACGACAGCGAGGCGCGCGCGCTGACGGAGCTGTACCGGTTCGCGCCGACGGAGATTCTCCCCGGTCCCGACCTCCGGGGTGACGACGAGTTCCTCGACCAGATTCGGGAGCGACTGGACGCGACGCTCACGCTGCACGCGACCGACGACTTCGCGCCCGGCCGTGCGACCCATCGACTGCGCGAGCAGTTCGGCGACGCCGCCGACGCCGTCGGTCTCGACAGCGAGGCGGCGAGACAGGCGGCCGGCGCGGCCCTCGCGTACGTCGACGACACCGGGACCGGCGTGCTGGCGTCGGTCACGCGACTCCGCACCTACACGCCCGACGACCACGTCACCCTCGACGCGACGACCCAGCGCAACCTCGAACTCACGGAGCCGATGACCGACCGCGGGGTCTCGCTGTTCGACACGCTTGACCACACCGAGACGAGCGCTGGCGGTCGGCTGCTGAAGGAGTGGCTCGGCCGGCCGATTCGCCGGCGCGGCGAACTCGACGCCCGCCAGCAGGCCATCGACGCGCTCGCCTCGGACGCGATGGGCCGCGAGCGTCTCCGCGACGCGCTCGCCGACGCGTACGACCTCGAACGGCTGGCCTCCCGTGCCGTCTCGGGGAGTCTCGACGCCCCGGCCATGCTTCGGGTGCGCGACACCCTCGCGCTCCTGCCGGACCTCGTTGACGCGGTGGAGTCGAGTCCGCGGCTCGCCGATTCGGCCGTCGCCGACGTGCTCGATTCGCTCGACCGGGAGGCGGCCCAACGGCTTCACGACGACCTCGCGGAGGCGATCGCCGACGACCCGCCGTCGACGCTCACGGAAGGCGGGCTGATTCGCCCCGAGTACGACGAGGAACTGGCCGCGCTCGTAGAGCGCCACGAGGAGGCCCTCGACTGGCTTGACTCGCTGGCCGCGCGCGAGCGCGAGGAACACGGACTCTCCCACGTCAGCGTCGACCGCAACAAGACCGACGGCTACTACATCCAGGTGGGGAAATCGAGCGCCGACGGCGTGCCCGACCACTACGAGCCGGTGAAGACGCTGAAGAACTCACAGCGGTTTACGACGCCCGAACTCCGGGAAACTGAACGCGACGTGGTGCAGTTGGAAGAACAGCGGGGCGAACTGGAGTACGAACTGTTCCAGGAACTCCGCGAGCAGGTCGCGGCGGCCGCGCCGCTGTGTCAGACCGTCGGCGAGACGCTGGCCGAACTCGACGTGTACGCCGCGCTCGCGACCCACGCCGTCCGCAACGACTGGACCCGCCCCGAACTCACCGACGAGGACGTACTGGCCGTCGAGGCCGGCCGCCACCCCGTCGTCGAGCAGTCCGTCGAGTTCGTCCCCAATGACCTCCACTTCGACCGCGACCGCCGATTCCTCCTCGTCACCGGGCCGAACATGAGCGGCAAGTCGACGTACATGCGACAGGCCGCCCTCGTCACCCTGCTCGCGCAGATTGGCTCGTT
This portion of the Halosegnis longus genome encodes:
- a CDS encoding ferritin-like domain-containing protein, coding for MSDEVIQLLRKAYSDEMETVMNYLTNSIILDGVRAQEVKEGLRQDATQEEIQHAQMIGERLKQLDARPPASGEFVARQDSLQPPEDPADVVSVIDGVIEAEDDAIQTYRSLIKAAEAADDPVTEDLAVEILADEEAHRTEFKSYRREYGDN
- a CDS encoding signal recognition particle protein Srp54, with the translated sequence MVLDDLGSSLRGSLDQLRGKSRLDEEDVEDIVKEIQRSLLQADVSVDLVMDLSEDIRQRALDEEPPGGTSARDHVLRIVYEELVDLVGESTDLPLEDQTIMLAGLQGSGKTTTAAKMAWWFSKKGLRPGVIQTDTFRPGAYDQAKQMAERAEVEFYGEPDNDNPVEIAEHGMEELSDVDVLIVDTAGRHALEETLIDELEQIESVVEPDRNLLVLDAAIGQGAKEQADRFDGAVGIDGVAITKLDGTAKGGGALAAVDRTDSSIAFLGTGEEVQDIERFEPDGFISRLLGMGDLKQLTERVERAMEETGQDEDDWDPESMMDGEFTLHDMRKQMEAMNNMGPLSQVMDMIPGLGGGLKDQLPDDAMDVTQERMRDFEVIMDSMTDEELQNPRSISKSQIERIARGSGKEEEQIQELLEQHKMMDRMMDQFSGMGDGDMQRMMKQMGGGGGGGGGLGGMGPFGD
- a CDS encoding SDR family oxidoreductase, with the protein product MEIGQSIDGKTAVVTGASSGIGAETARELADAGANVVLAARREDRLDALANDIESGHDVTAAVVPTDVTDEAQVETLIETTVEQFDSLDILVNNAGLAAGSDVASMASEDYHTMMRVNCDGMFFATRAALPHLREADGTLVFIGSFAGQYPRPFNPVYAATKWWTRGFAKSVSAQVGGDMAVTVINPAAVRTEFAVETGDDAFDAAPFEEQFEPGEAVEPTEVAEAVRFVATQSPSMVSELDLYDREKLTLF
- a CDS encoding peroxiredoxin: MLEPGDDAPAFELDNHAGESVALPEEGTAVVYFYPRADTPGCTTEACSFRDAWSEYESRGIDVFGISDDPVEDLAAFRDEYSLTVELLSDPDGAVASAYDSYGEKNVFGNTVDGVFRNTYVVRDGEVVLAYEGVDPEDHAAELLADIDSL
- a CDS encoding SDR family NAD(P)-dependent oxidoreductase, whose protein sequence is MRHDEQTVFITGAGQGIGEAAAKRFANEGAFVVVTDVNDETGEATAADINDETPGEATFTSLDVTNREGFEAAIDTTAEEYGLDVVVNNAGVGHPPSNVEDTDQSTFDFVFDVNVRGVWNGCHAALPHLKEQGSGNIVNIGSLASYYGLPKQSVYSLTKGAVLNFTRAVAAEAGRSGVRCNAVCPAFTNTELGNHFFETRDDPEKAKKMMLQRYPLGRLGEPEEIADAISFLASDEASYITGEGLRVDGGFSTS
- the mutS gene encoding DNA mismatch repair protein MutS, which gives rise to MTAEGIVGEYLDLRREADADVLAMQMGDFYEFFGEDAEFVGEELDLKVSERSSGGESYAMAGVPVDDLTPYLTALVERGYRVAVADQHEVEGGHERRIDRVVTPGTLVDPTDDDAQYLATVVRGDDGLGLAFLDITTGRFHVTATEGDDSEARALTELYRFAPTEILPGPDLRGDDEFLDQIRERLDATLTLHATDDFAPGRATHRLREQFGDAADAVGLDSEAARQAAGAALAYVDDTGTGVLASVTRLRTYTPDDHVTLDATTQRNLELTEPMTDRGVSLFDTLDHTETSAGGRLLKEWLGRPIRRRGELDARQQAIDALASDAMGRERLRDALADAYDLERLASRAVSGSLDAPAMLRVRDTLALLPDLVDAVESSPRLADSAVADVLDSLDREAAQRLHDDLAEAIADDPPSTLTEGGLIRPEYDEELAALVERHEEALDWLDSLAAREREEHGLSHVSVDRNKTDGYYIQVGKSSADGVPDHYEPVKTLKNSQRFTTPELRETERDVVQLEEQRGELEYELFQELREQVAAAAPLCQTVGETLAELDVYAALATHAVRNDWTRPELTDEDVLAVEAGRHPVVEQSVEFVPNDLHFDRDRRFLLVTGPNMSGKSTYMRQAALVTLLAQIGSFVPADAATVGLVDGVFTRVGALDELAQGRSTFMVEMQELSNILHSASDDSLVILDEVGRGTATYDGISIAWAATEYLSSAQPNSPSPKVLFATHYHELTRLADHIAGVENVHVAADGEGDDVTFLRTVEPGATDRSYGIHVASLAGVPGPVVSRAREVLDRLREDKSIDVRGQAADGRSETTQVTFDLSSGQFDAGDEDGEDAPALDPDAEAVLDAVREVDVTETSPVELLGRVQEWQSRLEE